The following coding sequences lie in one Chionomys nivalis chromosome 8, mChiNiv1.1, whole genome shotgun sequence genomic window:
- the Nkx6-2 gene encoding homeobox protein Nkx-6.2, which yields MDANRPGAFVLSSAPLAALHNMAEMKTSLFPYALQGPAGFKAPTLGSLGAQLPLGTPHGISDILGRPVGATGGGLLGGLPRLNGLASSAGVYFGPAAAVARGYPKPLAELPGRPPIFWPGVVQGSPWRDPRLTGSAQAGGVLDKDGKKKHSRPTFSGQQIFALEKTFEQTKYLAGPERARLAYSLGMTESQVKVWFQNRRTKWRKRHAAEMASAKKKQDSDAEKLKVGGSDAEDDDEYNRPLDPNSDDEKITRLLKKHKPSNLALVSPCGGSVGDAL from the exons ATGGACGCTAACCGCCCGGGCGCGTTTGTGCTGAGCAGCGCGCCTCTGGCTGCGCTGCACAACATGGCTGAGATGAAGACGTCGCTGTTCCCCTACGCGCTGCAGGGTCCGGCGGGCTTCAAGGCGCCCACCCTAGGCAGCCTTGGTGCGCAGTTGCCTCTAGGCACTCCTCACGGCATCAGCGACATCCTGGGGCGGCCGGTGGGTGCAACGGGTGGCGGCCTCCTGGGAGGTCTGCCCCGCCTCAACGGGCTCGCCTCGTCGGCAGGTGTCTACTTCGGGCCCGCGGCAGCCGTGGCACGGGGCTACCCCAAGCCGCTGGCGGAATTGCCTGGGCGCCCGCCCATCTTCTGGCCCGGAGTGGTGCAGGGCTCTCCCTGGAGGGACCCGCGCCTGACCGGCTCGG CCCAAGCCGGAGGGGTCCTGGACAAGGATGGCAAGAAGAAACACTCGCGGCCGACGTTCTCTGGCCAGCAGATCTTCGCGCTGGAGAAGACTTTCGAGCAGACCAAGTACCTGGCAGGCCCAGAGCGCGCGCGGCTTGCCTACTCTCTGGGAATGACCGAGAGCCAGGTGAAG GTGTGGTTCCAGAATCGGCGGACTAAGTGGCGCAAGCGACACGCGGCAGAGATGGCGTCGGCTAAAAAGAAGCAGGACTCGGATGCCGAGAAGCTAAAGGTGGGTGGCTCAGACGCGGAGGACGATGACGAGTACAACCGGCCCCTGGACCCCAACTCCGACGACGAGAAGATCACGCGGCTACTCAAAAAGCACAAACCCTCGAACTTGGCGCTGGTTAGCCCGTGCGGCGGCAGCGTGGGGGACGCCTTGTGA